Proteins encoded within one genomic window of Tidjanibacter massiliensis:
- a CDS encoding DNA cytosine methyltransferase, producing MLTQKTYIDLFSGCGGLSLGLHNAGWKGVFAIEKNPDAFKTLEYNLINRLHHFDWPHWLPQKALDINELLKTYKSQLQSLAGTIDMVAGGPPCQGFSMAGRRNELDIRNQLVNSYIRFIKLVKPKLIFFENVKGFTLSFQKNKDKGIAYSEYVTEKLKAAGYQVYGELVNFADYGIPQKRVRFILIGIQKEIAGNNKLMAKSFFERLQANVIHFCNEKNIAIDTTLEDAISDLLMANGTYQAPDMPKFKMGIYKPAKTQYQQFLRQDVQSINPDSHRFANHSQAIISKFTAILATSRRNKDLEQNLRELYNIKKHTIIPLDGQTQCPTITTLPDDYIHYCEPRILTVREYARIQSFPDNFEFKGKYTTGGKVRTQEVPRYSQIGNAIPPLFSEQSGIILQQMI from the coding sequence ATGCTGACGCAAAAAACATATATTGATTTATTTTCTGGTTGTGGTGGCCTTTCTTTAGGACTGCATAACGCTGGCTGGAAAGGTGTTTTTGCTATTGAAAAAAATCCAGACGCTTTTAAAACATTAGAATATAATCTTATCAATAGGTTACATCATTTTGATTGGCCCCATTGGCTTCCACAAAAGGCACTTGATATTAATGAATTACTAAAAACTTATAAATCTCAATTACAATCTTTAGCAGGTACTATTGATATGGTAGCAGGAGGGCCTCCATGTCAAGGTTTTTCTATGGCAGGTCGTAGAAATGAATTAGATATAAGGAACCAGTTAGTTAATTCATACATTCGATTCATCAAATTGGTAAAGCCCAAGCTAATCTTTTTTGAAAATGTAAAAGGATTCACGTTGAGTTTTCAAAAGAATAAGGATAAAGGTATTGCTTATTCTGAATATGTAACCGAAAAATTAAAGGCTGCTGGTTATCAGGTCTATGGAGAATTAGTAAATTTTGCAGATTATGGAATTCCTCAAAAAAGAGTCCGTTTTATTTTAATTGGTATTCAAAAAGAAATAGCTGGTAATAACAAACTTATGGCTAAAAGTTTTTTTGAAAGATTACAAGCAAACGTAATACATTTTTGTAATGAAAAAAATATCGCTATAGATACAACTTTAGAAGATGCTATTTCCGATTTACTTATGGCCAATGGAACGTATCAAGCACCAGATATGCCGAAGTTTAAAATGGGGATTTACAAACCTGCCAAAACGCAATATCAACAATTTTTAAGACAAGACGTACAGTCTATTAATCCAGATAGTCATAGATTTGCGAATCATAGTCAAGCGATTATTAGCAAATTTACTGCAATACTGGCTACAAGTAGACGAAATAAAGATTTGGAACAAAATTTAAGAGAATTGTATAATATAAAAAAACATACTATTATTCCACTGGATGGACAAACCCAATGTCCCACAATTACAACTTTACCAGATGATTATATCCATTATTGCGAGCCTCGCATATTAACTGTTCGTGAATATGCTCGCATACAGTCTTTCCCAGATAATTTTGAATTTAAAGGAAAGTACACTACAGGAGGGAAGGTTAGGACACAAGAGGTTCCGCGATATTCCCAAATTGGAAATGCTATACCACCATTGTTTAGCGAACAAAGTGGTATCATTTTACAACAAATGATTTGA
- a CDS encoding DUF4099 domain-containing protein produces the protein MADRVLSALVRVRIEESGTRADQKLLDDYRLNDEGRNARQAETYSFEERELTDSLTELGLTPGQLRDAHEMGNLMKGYITSTPLPIYKEINGERKPLGEACFYAVREEGRTIVKALPVLKSPQYDMTAYKELFTDRQRKQLAANGHLEGTKVMRDFTTGRECECYVSYHEPTRRLTTLPVDSLRPLTHIYGQPLSRQEQEALRGGRQVEVTDI, from the coding sequence ATGGCGGACCGTGTTCTTTCGGCACTCGTAAGGGTTCGCATCGAAGAGAGCGGTACCCGTGCGGACCAGAAACTTTTGGACGACTACCGGCTCAACGACGAGGGGCGCAACGCTCGCCAGGCCGAAACGTACAGCTTCGAAGAACGGGAACTAACGGATTCCCTGACCGAACTGGGCCTTACACCCGGGCAGCTGCGCGATGCGCACGAGATGGGCAATCTGATGAAAGGTTACATCACCTCGACGCCGCTGCCGATATACAAAGAGATAAACGGCGAGCGCAAGCCGCTCGGCGAAGCCTGTTTCTATGCGGTCCGCGAGGAGGGGCGCACGATTGTAAAGGCCCTTCCCGTACTGAAAAGCCCGCAGTACGACATGACCGCCTATAAGGAGCTGTTCACCGACCGGCAGCGTAAACAGCTCGCCGCGAACGGCCATCTGGAGGGGACGAAAGTCATGCGGGACTTCACGACGGGCCGCGAGTGCGAGTGTTACGTGAGCTACCACGAACCTACGCGCCGTCTGACTACGCTGCCGGTCGATTCCCTGCGGCCGCTGACCCACATCTACGGCCAGCCGCTGTCGCGTCAGGAGCAGGAGGCGCTGCGCGGCGGGCGTCAGGTCGAAGTTACCGATATCTAG
- a CDS encoding histone H1: MKELITKIQESYQAFVKDANLQVENGNKAAGVRARKASLEIEKMMKEFRRVSLENAKK, translated from the coding sequence ATGAAAGAATTGATAACAAAGATTCAGGAATCTTATCAGGCATTCGTAAAGGACGCGAACCTTCAGGTGGAAAACGGCAACAAAGCGGCTGGTGTGCGGGCACGAAAGGCCTCTCTGGAAATCGAGAAAATGATGAAGGAATTTCGCAGAGTATCCCTCGAAAACGCGAAGAAATAA
- a CDS encoding DUF4133 domain-containing protein, with amino-acid sequence MAEYEIHKGVGRGPEFKGLRGPYLFLFAGGLLFDVLLIVVCRLAGMSTAAYLTLGLAVGAGATALTFRLNAVYGEHGLMKRVARCRRPRRIASRRSVMTMLHINNDTYGKYPENRHAGE; translated from the coding sequence ATGGCCGAATACGAGATACACAAGGGCGTGGGACGCGGACCCGAGTTCAAGGGGTTGCGAGGCCCTTACCTGTTCCTCTTTGCCGGAGGCCTGCTCTTCGACGTTCTACTCATCGTCGTCTGCCGCCTGGCGGGAATGAGTACGGCCGCTTACCTGACGCTGGGCCTCGCGGTGGGAGCCGGAGCCACGGCGCTTACATTCCGTCTGAACGCCGTTTACGGGGAACACGGGCTGATGAAAAGAGTCGCCCGCTGCCGGCGCCCCCGCCGCATTGCCTCGCGCCGGAGCGTGATGACGATGCTTCACATTAACAACGATACGTATGGAAAATATCCTGAAAACCGCCACGCTGGAGAGTAA
- a CDS encoding P-loop NTPase family protein: MAVIDCDYPQYSVLRQRQRDTASAEASALVRQRLEAQFGRLDRQPYPVLAARPQTALREWEQYAAREQESCQAVLFDLPGTMGTEGVLSTLAALDYLVVPLKADRMVLESSLNFAATLNDRLITTGASRLRGIFLFWNLEDRRERNRLYDIYATGISQLGLRLLHSRIPVRAALGRDLVPGTWAGRSTLLPPDAALARECGLADLMNELCLALNLDPKDEGRNG; the protein is encoded by the coding sequence GTGGCCGTGATAGACTGCGACTACCCGCAGTATTCCGTTCTTCGGCAGCGGCAGCGCGATACGGCTTCAGCCGAGGCCTCGGCACTCGTGCGGCAGCGGCTGGAGGCGCAGTTCGGCCGTCTGGACCGGCAGCCTTACCCGGTCCTTGCGGCCCGCCCGCAGACGGCACTCCGGGAATGGGAACAGTATGCTGCCCGGGAGCAGGAAAGCTGTCAGGCGGTACTGTTTGACCTGCCGGGGACAATGGGCACGGAAGGCGTTCTTTCGACGCTGGCCGCCCTGGATTATCTGGTCGTGCCGCTCAAGGCGGACCGCATGGTGCTGGAGAGCTCCCTGAACTTCGCCGCGACGCTCAACGACCGCCTTATCACCACGGGCGCCTCGCGCTTGCGGGGCATCTTTCTGTTCTGGAACCTGGAGGACCGCCGCGAGCGCAACCGTCTGTACGACATTTATGCTACGGGCATCTCCCAGCTCGGCTTGCGGCTGCTGCACAGCCGCATTCCCGTCCGTGCGGCGCTGGGCCGCGACCTGGTGCCCGGCACTTGGGCAGGCCGTTCGACGCTGCTGCCTCCCGATGCGGCGCTGGCCCGGGAGTGCGGCCTTGCAGACCTGATGAATGAACTGTGCCTCGCACTGAATCTCGACCCGAAGGATGAAGGACGAAACGGATAA
- a CDS encoding type II toxin-antitoxin system ParD family antitoxin — MKTTSVALGSYFDDFIKSKIAQGRYNNASEVVRAGLRLLEENENRFMELKTAIEEGIGSGEAVGFDAQEHLKTLKTQRQNG; from the coding sequence ATGAAAACGACATCGGTTGCATTGGGAAGTTATTTCGACGATTTTATCAAATCGAAGATTGCGCAGGGACGCTATAACAATGCCAGTGAAGTGGTCCGGGCCGGTCTGCGGCTGCTGGAGGAGAATGAAAACAGATTCATGGAGCTTAAGACGGCCATCGAAGAGGGCATCGGCAGCGGCGAAGCGGTCGGTTTCGATGCACAGGAACATCTTAAGACACTGAAAACGCAGCGGCAGAATGGCTAA
- a CDS encoding DUF3408 domain-containing protein, which translates to MRARYLPWRITPERYRSRFLKPHPSFGGRRAVYLTPAQHERLSALLRELAPAGGSVSSVVRNLVAAHLEEYRYPLQRWTRGRC; encoded by the coding sequence GTGCGGGCGCGTTACCTGCCCTGGCGCATCACTCCGGAGCGCTACCGGTCCCGCTTTCTCAAACCGCATCCTTCGTTCGGCGGCCGGCGTGCCGTGTATCTTACCCCCGCACAACATGAGCGTCTGTCGGCCCTGCTGCGGGAGCTGGCCCCGGCAGGCGGCAGCGTGTCGTCCGTCGTGCGCAACCTCGTTGCGGCGCATCTGGAGGAATACCGTTACCCGCTTCAGCGATGGACGCGGGGACGGTGTTAA
- a CDS encoding OST-HTH/LOTUS domain-containing protein, with the protein MREADKIVFGFGEHKTPQPFIKACDKFIYVEILSMDLLKIELLNPKELVPEQSRERNRQLEVSNTDIGMSPKLVDKELSTLLVNTIEAARDDDSWAFLGVVGNMLSKKMPDFDPPNYGLKKLTQLIKYALSNNFELAYCRNELPNTTLVYIRNK; encoded by the coding sequence TTGCGTGAAGCCGACAAGATAGTTTTTGGATTTGGTGAGCACAAAACACCACAACCGTTTATTAAAGCCTGCGATAAATTCATTTACGTAGAAATTTTAAGCATGGATTTATTGAAAATTGAATTATTAAATCCGAAAGAATTGGTCCCAGAACAATCACGAGAACGTAACAGGCAATTAGAGGTATCTAACACAGATATAGGAATGTCACCAAAACTTGTAGATAAAGAATTATCTACATTGCTTGTTAATACTATTGAAGCTGCACGTGATGATGACAGCTGGGCTTTTTTAGGAGTAGTAGGCAATATGTTATCGAAAAAAATGCCGGATTTCGATCCCCCAAATTACGGGTTAAAAAAATTAACACAATTGATTAAATACGCCCTGTCGAATAACTTTGAATTAGCTTATTGCCGGAACGAACTTCCTAACACCACATTAGTTTATATTCGAAACAAATAA
- a CDS encoding DUF4141 domain-containing protein, which translates to MKHEHGNTTTLKHPRRLLLTLLVVLSTTAAHAQWLTFDASNLAQSIVNSTNEVIETATTASHMLNNFKETVKIYEQGKKYFDALRSVNNLVRDARKVQQCVLMVGEMSDIYVNNFRKMLADSNFSAEELTAIASGYTLLLSEGSYLLDELKQLTSVTTLRMNDYERMQMIDKVYRDITRYRNLLHYYTRKTISVSYLRGKAAGDSARVAALYGSQQERYY; encoded by the coding sequence ATGAAACACGAACACGGAAATACGACGACACTGAAACATCCCCGGCGGTTGCTGCTGACCCTGCTGGTCGTTCTTTCAACGACGGCGGCCCACGCACAGTGGCTGACATTCGATGCCTCCAATCTGGCTCAGAGCATTGTGAACAGCACCAATGAGGTGATCGAAACGGCGACGACCGCTTCGCACATGCTGAATAACTTCAAAGAAACGGTCAAAATCTATGAACAGGGGAAAAAGTATTTCGACGCCCTGCGCTCGGTGAACAATCTGGTACGTGACGCCCGCAAGGTTCAGCAATGCGTGCTGATGGTCGGCGAGATGTCCGACATCTACGTGAACAACTTCCGGAAGATGCTCGCGGACAGCAATTTCTCGGCCGAGGAGCTGACCGCCATCGCCTCGGGATATACGCTGCTGCTCTCCGAGGGCAGCTATCTGCTGGACGAGCTGAAACAGCTGACATCGGTCACGACGCTGCGCATGAACGACTACGAACGGATGCAGATGATAGACAAGGTGTATCGGGACATAACACGTTACCGCAATCTGCTCCATTATTACACCCGCAAGACAATATCGGTCTCCTACCTTCGCGGCAAGGCCGCCGGCGATTCAGCGCGGGTGGCAGCCCTGTACGGTTCGCAGCAGGAACGCTATTATTAA
- a CDS encoding type II toxin-antitoxin system RelE/ParE family toxin → MAKVRFTNKAVEDLSEIWNYTFDKWSESQADIYYTSLVSACRKVADNPFLFGQTYRNIREDLFGYRCHKHIIFYRVLENRDVEIIRILHQRMDLENRMNESKD, encoded by the coding sequence ATGGCTAAAGTTCGCTTTACCAACAAGGCGGTCGAAGACCTTTCCGAGATTTGGAATTACACGTTCGACAAGTGGTCCGAATCCCAGGCGGATATCTATTATACTTCACTTGTTTCCGCCTGCCGGAAGGTGGCGGACAATCCTTTCCTGTTCGGACAGACCTACCGTAACATTCGGGAGGATTTGTTTGGATACAGGTGTCACAAACATATTATCTTTTACCGTGTTTTGGAAAACAGGGATGTTGAAATCATCAGAATCCTGCACCAGCGGATGGACTTGGAAAACCGGATGAATGAATCTAAAGATTAA
- a CDS encoding DUF6922 domain-containing protein, with amino-acid sequence MVFGDWRQKSKGLTVSPSLLWEYDMERFDWQRMRVVVMQRVIERGSDEDMYAALRLYGGFRKVREIVKEIPVLAPIDMNFVCLVFGLKKEELKCYTRRLSREKLLNS; translated from the coding sequence ATGGTATTCGGAGATTGGAGACAGAAAAGTAAGGGGCTGACCGTATCGCCGTCATTGTTATGGGAATATGACATGGAGCGGTTCGATTGGCAGAGAATGCGCGTGGTAGTGATGCAGCGTGTCATAGAGCGCGGGTCGGACGAAGACATGTACGCTGCGCTCCGGCTTTACGGCGGATTCCGAAAAGTTCGGGAAATAGTAAAGGAAATTCCCGTCCTCGCTCCGATAGATATGAACTTCGTATGCCTTGTGTTCGGACTGAAAAAGGAGGAACTGAAATGTTACACACGCAGACTGTCCAGAGAAAAACTTTTGAACTCTTAA
- a CDS encoding nucleotidyl transferase AbiEii/AbiGii toxin family protein: MPCVRTEKGGTEMLHTQTVQRKTFELLTKLMQDPMLQGFNLAGGTALALYMGHRMSIDLDLFTPDEFDTERLDAYLTEHYGLHTTFKRNFTLKGIIDGVAIDCIRYAYPYLAPVTVENGIRLYSKQDIAAMKLSAIADNGTRLKDFIDIAYLSTLMSLEEMLTAYDTKFPNSTRLRAIKGLGYYEDIDFNEPIMLLEGKFEWKAIAQRLTDMAKHDTELFDMPPVRKIGIPSVSPKKKTSKPKI; this comes from the coding sequence ATGCCTTGTGTTCGGACTGAAAAAGGAGGAACTGAAATGTTACACACGCAGACTGTCCAGAGAAAAACTTTTGAACTCTTAACGAAGTTAATGCAAGACCCCATGCTGCAAGGATTCAACCTTGCCGGTGGAACGGCTTTGGCCTTGTATATGGGGCATCGCATGAGTATAGACCTCGACCTGTTTACTCCCGATGAGTTCGATACTGAACGTCTGGACGCCTATCTGACAGAACACTACGGTCTGCACACGACGTTCAAACGTAACTTTACACTCAAGGGTATCATCGACGGAGTAGCTATCGACTGCATACGCTATGCCTATCCGTATCTTGCACCCGTAACGGTCGAGAACGGCATACGCCTATATTCAAAACAAGATATAGCGGCCATGAAACTATCGGCCATAGCCGACAACGGTACTCGTTTGAAGGATTTTATCGACATAGCATATCTTTCGACTCTTATGTCTTTGGAGGAGATGCTGACGGCTTATGACACCAAATTTCCTAATTCCACACGTTTAAGGGCGATAAAAGGACTTGGGTATTATGAAGACATAGATTTCAATGAGCCTATAATGTTGTTGGAAGGGAAATTCGAATGGAAAGCCATCGCACAGCGATTGACCGACATGGCCAAACACGATACCGAACTTTTCGACATGCCGCCTGTCAGAAAAATAGGAATACCGTCCGTTTCTCCGAAAAAGAAAACCTCGAAACCGAAAATATAA
- a CDS encoding ATP-binding protein, translated as MSDKLTFKTNIQLKSIIGKDLINDDNIAILELVKNAFDANAKKVTITYSHLKSNDDNVTATYSDNTSRLIIQDDGIGMSMNDIKNKWLNIAYSEKKSRTRQYNRLMAGAKGVGRFSCDRLGQYLNLYTKQKGSPKYILLQIDWKDFEVEDQNKEIQSVPLSIFHLTSEDLRNRGISPFEKDQGTCLEIIHLRSLWTNQESSGVWNTDKLVKLKKYLEKLINPNQAFEAQNDFGIFLNASEFSVENKNLPKNEQFIGRIQNRIFEKLDFKTTSIECRTINEGTLIYTELKDRGETIFSIKEKNNYFPWVKQAKLTLYYLNPYSKAFFTKQTGIRSIDYGSVFLFINGFRIPPFGDIDNDWLNLNQRKTQGTSRYIGVREIVGNIEILDTDNDFQIISSREGIVRNENFLKLTNSKGNDSFIFKALRRLERYVVEGIDWDRLPKQLDESYNQIEKKILSGEFTENDVIYYEDDRIKRQRIYASIHGIISARPEDVEALYINENLILDKIEEEKQKSEREIEQLLHDFETKKIDINTINRILSHKAEQSKELEKQLKEFAKYETTPATAKAILELQQYKETIKRQEKIIEGLRAELEELQQKQAVAQIENQQLQKLHLEAERKVAQIEKERKETEQKLYIEQTKNKYLASTRAMSSDEESFHHLINNYSQQADTALVKISRIANNYALPKELLEAIDNLSLYVGKINKLTALLCKSDIKTLSENVYIDIPAYVQEYLTDYANTTQRIKITFGENNVILKRNISMLDISIILDNLIINSLKAGASELFVKFSKNEIANKVYIDFSDNGDGVQEPMLSNPQAMFEAGVTTRSGGSGIGLSSVKNLMVNTLFGDIEFIGNGLNTLKGATFRLIF; from the coding sequence ATGAGTGATAAATTAACATTCAAGACAAATATACAATTAAAGAGTATTATTGGTAAGGATCTTATCAATGATGATAATATTGCTATATTGGAACTTGTGAAAAATGCTTTTGACGCTAATGCTAAAAAAGTAACCATCACTTATTCGCATCTTAAATCAAATGATGATAATGTGACAGCCACCTATTCCGATAATACATCTCGTTTAATAATCCAAGATGATGGCATTGGAATGAGTATGAATGATATTAAAAATAAGTGGCTAAATATTGCATATTCTGAAAAGAAATCTCGCACAAGACAATATAATCGTTTAATGGCTGGCGCGAAAGGGGTGGGACGTTTCTCTTGTGATAGATTGGGACAGTATTTAAATTTATATACAAAACAGAAAGGTTCTCCCAAATATATTTTATTGCAAATAGACTGGAAAGATTTTGAGGTTGAAGACCAAAATAAAGAAATTCAATCGGTACCTCTCTCTATTTTTCATTTAACTAGTGAAGACCTACGAAATAGAGGTATTTCTCCTTTTGAAAAAGATCAAGGAACTTGTCTTGAAATTATTCATTTGAGAAGCTTGTGGACTAACCAAGAATCTAGTGGTGTTTGGAATACAGACAAATTGGTTAAGTTAAAGAAGTATTTAGAAAAACTTATAAATCCAAATCAAGCTTTTGAAGCACAGAATGATTTTGGCATTTTCTTAAATGCATCTGAATTTTCGGTTGAAAATAAAAATCTCCCTAAAAATGAGCAATTTATAGGTCGTATTCAGAATAGGATTTTTGAAAAATTAGATTTTAAAACTACTAGTATTGAATGTAGAACTATCAACGAGGGGACTTTAATATATACTGAACTAAAAGATCGAGGAGAAACAATTTTCAGCATAAAAGAAAAGAATAATTATTTCCCCTGGGTAAAACAGGCTAAACTTACTTTATATTATTTAAATCCATATTCCAAGGCTTTCTTTACGAAACAAACCGGAATAAGGTCTATTGACTATGGTTCAGTATTTCTCTTCATTAATGGCTTTCGCATACCACCATTTGGTGATATCGATAATGATTGGCTTAATTTAAATCAACGAAAAACACAAGGTACAAGCCGTTATATTGGGGTTCGAGAAATTGTAGGTAACATTGAAATTTTAGATACGGATAATGATTTTCAGATTATATCAAGTCGGGAAGGTATTGTTAGAAATGAGAATTTTTTGAAATTAACCAATTCTAAAGGTAATGACAGTTTTATATTTAAAGCTTTAAGACGTCTAGAACGGTATGTTGTAGAGGGTATTGATTGGGACAGATTACCTAAGCAGCTGGATGAATCATATAATCAGATTGAAAAAAAGATTCTATCAGGAGAATTTACCGAAAACGATGTAATCTATTATGAAGACGATAGAATTAAACGTCAACGGATATATGCTTCAATTCATGGTATTATTTCCGCACGTCCAGAAGACGTTGAGGCGTTATATATTAATGAAAATCTTATTCTTGATAAAATTGAAGAAGAGAAACAGAAATCTGAACGAGAAATAGAGCAGTTATTGCATGATTTTGAAACGAAGAAAATAGATATAAATACAATTAATCGTATTCTATCACACAAAGCGGAACAAAGCAAGGAACTTGAGAAACAGTTGAAGGAGTTTGCTAAATATGAAACAACACCAGCTACAGCCAAGGCAATATTGGAGTTGCAGCAATATAAGGAAACAATTAAAAGACAGGAAAAGATTATCGAGGGCTTAAGAGCTGAATTAGAAGAGTTACAACAAAAACAAGCCGTTGCTCAGATAGAAAATCAACAATTACAAAAATTACACTTAGAAGCTGAAAGGAAAGTTGCTCAAATAGAAAAAGAGAGGAAGGAAACAGAGCAAAAATTATATATAGAGCAAACAAAAAATAAATATCTGGCATCAACGAGAGCCATGTCTTCTGATGAAGAATCATTTCACCATCTTATTAATAACTATTCTCAACAAGCAGACACGGCTCTTGTAAAGATTTCAAGAATTGCCAACAATTACGCACTGCCTAAAGAACTATTGGAAGCTATTGATAATTTGAGCCTATATGTAGGTAAAATAAACAAACTTACAGCTTTACTGTGTAAATCCGACATTAAAACATTATCTGAAAATGTATACATAGATATTCCGGCTTATGTACAAGAATATTTGACAGATTATGCAAATACAACGCAACGAATCAAGATAACTTTTGGGGAAAACAATGTAATCCTAAAACGCAATATTAGTATGCTCGATATATCAATCATTTTAGATAACTTAATTATTAATTCATTAAAAGCAGGGGCCTCCGAATTGTTTGTAAAATTTAGCAAGAATGAAATAGCCAATAAAGTATATATTGACTTTTCGGATAATGGTGATGGGGTTCAAGAACCAATGTTGTCTAATCCTCAAGCCATGTTTGAAGCAGGTGTAACAACCCGTTCTGGCGGTTCTGGCATTGGTTTAAGTTCCGTTAAAAATCTAATGGTCAACACCTTATTTGGCGATATAGAATTTATTGGTAATGGTTTGAATACTCTAAAAGGAGCAACTTTTAGGTTAATCTTCTGA
- a CDS encoding DUF1896 family protein, with protein sequence MKTTSTPRTQEAPSCFEAALRAFLRRRHPELLSDNDFILRRSEDAAATFSRGRRDGHSVYEALELSRAVLYDGLRFSRYDTLFEVVSEWFPEVAPRRRPDFCLKLLPLCTQVFERYAPGDDFESTPAYRVLTTELIGIVQQNLDRYGF encoded by the coding sequence ATGAAAACGACATCCACACCCCGCACTCAGGAAGCGCCTTCCTGTTTCGAGGCTGCGCTGCGAGCCTTCCTTCGCCGCCGCCATCCCGAATTGCTCTCCGACAACGACTTTATCCTCCGGCGCAGCGAGGATGCTGCGGCCACCTTCTCCCGAGGACGACGGGACGGGCATTCCGTCTATGAAGCCCTCGAACTCTCGCGGGCCGTCCTGTACGACGGCCTGCGCTTCTCGCGCTACGACACGCTTTTCGAAGTCGTCTCCGAATGGTTCCCGGAAGTCGCGCCGCGCCGCCGCCCGGACTTCTGCCTGAAACTTCTGCCCTTGTGCACGCAGGTCTTCGAGCGCTACGCTCCGGGCGACGATTTCGAGAGCACCCCGGCTTACCGGGTTCTGACGACCGAATTGATAGGCATCGTACAACAAAACCTCGACCGCTATGGCTTTTAA
- a CDS encoding relaxase/mobilization nuclease domain-containing protein produces MDLADCLDTFRLFADCNPNVRKPVIHFSLSPAPEDNLSDGQMAYLAREFMERMGYDRQPYIVFLHEDTGRRHLHIVSVRVDEEGHELPYRFDLKRAMAHCREMERKYGLRPPQAGETTAETLSSLRKVEYPSDDFTARLRSTARAVIESYRYHSLGELNTALELFNIRIEEVRGQHAGQEFHGLVYGVLDDNDRRIGPTVKASRLGPAFG; encoded by the coding sequence ATCGACCTTGCCGACTGCCTCGACACTTTCCGGCTCTTTGCCGACTGTAATCCCAACGTCCGTAAACCGGTCATCCATTTTTCGCTCTCTCCAGCACCGGAGGATAACCTTTCCGACGGTCAGATGGCCTATCTCGCTCGTGAATTTATGGAGCGCATGGGTTACGACCGCCAGCCGTACATCGTCTTCCTGCACGAAGATACCGGACGACGGCACCTGCACATCGTCTCGGTCCGGGTGGACGAAGAGGGACACGAACTGCCGTACCGTTTCGACCTGAAACGGGCAATGGCACACTGTCGGGAGATGGAACGCAAGTACGGCCTGCGCCCGCCACAGGCCGGGGAAACGACCGCCGAAACTCTCTCATCGCTTCGCAAGGTCGAATATCCCTCGGACGACTTTACGGCACGGCTTCGCAGTACGGCACGGGCCGTCATCGAAAGCTACCGCTACCATTCGCTCGGCGAGCTGAACACAGCTTTGGAGCTCTTCAATATCCGCATCGAAGAAGTACGGGGACAACACGCCGGACAGGAGTTTCACGGACTGGTGTACGGTGTCCTCGACGATAATGACCGGCGCATCGGCCCCACCGTCAAAGCCAGCAGGCTCGGCCCCGCTTTCGGCTGA
- a CDS encoding DUF3408 domain-containing protein: MKDETDKRLDEEYLRSLMAGTGPDAAAHGTFPSERPEHTLPRSKSALHLPCDDYTARFLVSRPCNERQGVYIDRALHRKITALIGLLGKRNLTVGSFIDNILAYHFEQYGERIRQLCSKDLNKLF; encoded by the coding sequence ATGAAGGACGAAACGGATAAGAGGCTCGACGAAGAGTACCTGCGCAGCCTCATGGCAGGAACGGGTCCGGATGCCGCAGCACACGGCACCTTCCCGTCGGAGCGACCGGAGCACACGCTGCCTCGCAGCAAAAGCGCCCTGCACCTTCCGTGCGACGACTACACGGCACGTTTTCTTGTATCGCGCCCCTGCAACGAACGGCAGGGAGTCTATATCGACCGGGCGCTGCACCGCAAAATCACCGCTCTTATCGGGCTTCTCGGCAAGCGGAACCTGACGGTCGGCAGTTTTATCGACAACATCCTCGCATACCATTTCGAGCAGTATGGCGAACGGATAAGACAACTTTGCTCGAAGGATTTGAATAAACTTTTTTAA